From one Bacteroides intestinalis DSM 17393 genomic stretch:
- a CDS encoding SusC/RagA family TonB-linked outer membrane protein, whose product MKRRLSVVFLLLIGTLTYALAAERQVEGVVISSEDKLPLIGASVYVTAEDLKKNGNNQSTIGVITDIDGKFSISIPDGITRFYCSYVGYDVVEIKLIPGKKQYDITLQPSAHMLDAVVVTGYQTVERRKLTAAVSKIDISDQMVGAAKSIDQALTGQIAGLSVSNISGAPGAPAKIRIRGTSSLNGTQDPLWVLDGIPLEGTNIPSMEVLKDIDNVGQTAIAGLNPADIDNITVLKDAAATAIYGARAANGVIVITTKKGKVGKPVINFSSKLTYSPKLNIDRLNLLNSEEKVGLELDLLESGYPYRETKGEVYRIISGLGELQNFKDGGWNALSSNAQGAINRLKATNTDWSDILFRDAFTQEYNLSLSGGSEKATYYTSFGYMKENGNIPNVSAERLNLVMKTSYKVNSILKVGASMFANRRKNSTYLPDDRGLTNPIYYSRLANPYFTPYDANGNYNYDVDVEDDTDMDFGLNLFEERKNTSNETTINGLSSIFDAELRFDDRFKITTQLGLQLDKTSIEKIAEEESYVMRTEKKNHRNNGVTYLPEGGFHKANENSLSQLTWKAMGEYRDTYNDIHEFEIMVGTEIRKTWEEKLYSAGYGFDRKTLTTKPIIFPEESQAFKLHEKAHVENAYVSAFSTLSYSLLNRYTLGGSIRFDGSDLFGVDKKYRYLPLYSVSGLWRISQEPFMANAKWIDNLVVRASYGLQGNIDKNTSPYLLGNYRIENILPGGSEDMIDVSGAPNKKLRWEKTHSVNAGFDFAVLNQAINLSVDYYYRKGVDLIGTQMLPLETGFEMLTVNWASMQNQGVEVALSTRNIHTKNFMWTTNFNFAYNNNKILKEALREDALEPGREGYPVGALFALKTAGLDEEGYPMFEGKDGKAVSAMEFFKLQEWGFGATDLTARERRELYTYVGTADCPYTGGFNNTFTYKAFELGVNFSFDFGGKVRSQPTYSIVDFDKGRNTNRDILNRWTPENTETIFPVLLSQNERLDEYMWYSNQNEIYRNLDIWIRDLNYVRLQNIRLGYTLPTNFSRKLGMTSATIAIEGRNLLVFGSSYKNYLDPETMSNAYATPAPKSVTLSLNLNF is encoded by the coding sequence ATGAAAAGACGCTTATCTGTCGTGTTCCTATTACTGATAGGAACACTCACTTACGCCCTTGCCGCAGAGCGACAAGTAGAGGGTGTAGTAATTTCTTCTGAGGATAAATTGCCTCTCATAGGTGCTTCTGTCTATGTGACGGCTGAGGATCTGAAGAAAAACGGGAACAATCAATCGACTATTGGTGTCATTACGGATATCGACGGTAAATTCTCTATTTCAATTCCGGATGGCATTACCCGGTTTTATTGTAGCTACGTTGGCTATGATGTAGTGGAAATAAAACTCATTCCGGGCAAAAAACAATATGATATCACTCTTCAACCTTCTGCTCATATGCTTGATGCGGTAGTTGTAACGGGATACCAGACTGTGGAACGCCGTAAACTGACGGCTGCCGTGTCAAAAATCGATATCTCGGACCAGATGGTAGGTGCAGCCAAGAGCATAGACCAGGCATTGACCGGACAAATTGCCGGACTTTCCGTAAGCAATATATCCGGTGCCCCGGGAGCTCCTGCTAAAATCCGTATCCGCGGTACCTCTTCGCTGAACGGTACACAAGACCCTTTATGGGTATTGGACGGCATTCCATTGGAAGGAACGAACATTCCCAGTATGGAAGTACTGAAAGATATCGATAACGTAGGACAAACCGCCATTGCCGGCCTGAATCCTGCCGATATCGATAATATCACCGTTTTGAAAGATGCTGCCGCAACTGCCATCTATGGTGCCCGCGCAGCTAACGGTGTGATTGTGATTACCACAAAGAAAGGTAAAGTCGGAAAACCGGTTATTAACTTCTCTTCCAAGCTGACATATTCTCCTAAGTTGAATATAGACCGCTTGAATCTATTGAATTCAGAAGAGAAAGTAGGTCTGGAACTTGACTTGCTGGAATCCGGCTATCCTTACAGAGAAACCAAAGGTGAGGTATATCGCATTATCTCCGGATTGGGAGAACTACAGAACTTCAAAGACGGAGGTTGGAACGCTTTGTCCTCCAATGCTCAAGGTGCAATCAATAGACTCAAGGCAACTAATACGGACTGGAGTGATATCCTTTTTCGCGATGCATTTACACAGGAATACAACTTGTCTCTTTCCGGTGGTAGCGAAAAGGCAACTTATTACACTTCTTTCGGATATATGAAGGAAAACGGTAATATTCCCAATGTCTCTGCCGAACGTTTGAATTTAGTGATGAAGACCAGCTATAAGGTGAACAGCATATTGAAAGTCGGTGCTTCCATGTTTGCCAACCGCCGTAAGAACTCTACTTATTTGCCGGATGACCGGGGACTGACGAACCCGATCTATTATTCACGTCTGGCAAATCCTTATTTCACTCCTTATGATGCCAATGGCAACTATAATTACGATGTGGATGTAGAAGATGATACGGACATGGATTTTGGTCTTAACCTCTTCGAAGAACGGAAAAATACGAGTAACGAAACTACCATTAACGGCCTTTCATCCATCTTCGACGCTGAACTGCGATTTGACGACCGTTTTAAAATTACCACCCAACTCGGTTTGCAACTGGATAAAACTTCTATCGAAAAAATCGCTGAAGAAGAAAGTTATGTGATGCGTACAGAGAAGAAGAATCATCGTAATAATGGCGTAACTTACCTGCCGGAAGGAGGATTCCATAAGGCTAACGAAAACTCACTGTCCCAGCTCACTTGGAAAGCGATGGGAGAATACCGCGATACCTACAATGACATCCATGAATTTGAAATAATGGTGGGAACAGAAATCCGCAAGACATGGGAGGAAAAGCTGTATAGCGCCGGTTATGGATTTGACCGGAAGACGCTGACAACAAAGCCGATCATCTTCCCGGAAGAAAGCCAGGCCTTCAAGTTACACGAGAAAGCTCATGTGGAGAATGCATACGTATCTGCTTTCTCAACCCTGTCTTACTCTTTGCTGAACCGCTATACATTGGGCGGAAGTATCCGTTTTGACGGTTCCGACCTTTTCGGTGTAGACAAGAAATACCGTTATCTGCCACTATATTCAGTCAGTGGTTTGTGGCGTATCTCTCAGGAACCTTTTATGGCGAATGCCAAATGGATAGACAATCTGGTAGTCCGTGCATCCTACGGTTTGCAAGGAAACATTGACAAGAACACCTCTCCTTACCTTTTGGGTAACTACAGAATTGAAAATATCCTGCCGGGAGGGTCGGAAGATATGATTGATGTTTCCGGTGCACCGAACAAAAAACTGCGTTGGGAGAAAACCCATTCAGTAAACGCCGGATTCGACTTTGCAGTATTGAATCAGGCTATCAATCTGAGCGTAGACTATTATTATCGTAAGGGCGTAGACTTGATTGGAACCCAAATGCTCCCACTGGAAACAGGTTTTGAAATGTTGACCGTCAACTGGGCCAGTATGCAGAACCAGGGTGTTGAGGTTGCCCTTAGCACACGCAATATCCACACCAAGAATTTCATGTGGACCACCAACTTCAACTTCGCATACAACAACAATAAAATACTGAAAGAAGCACTGCGCGAAGATGCCTTGGAACCGGGACGCGAAGGGTATCCTGTAGGAGCCTTGTTTGCCCTGAAAACAGCCGGATTGGATGAAGAAGGTTATCCGATGTTTGAGGGTAAAGACGGAAAAGCCGTATCGGCCATGGAATTCTTCAAATTGCAGGAATGGGGATTCGGAGCAACTGACCTGACAGCCCGCGAACGCCGTGAACTTTACACTTATGTAGGTACAGCCGACTGCCCTTATACCGGTGGTTTCAATAATACTTTCACATACAAAGCATTTGAACTGGGTGTCAACTTCAGCTTCGACTTCGGTGGAAAGGTGCGCAGCCAACCCACCTACTCTATCGTTGACTTTGATAAAGGACGTAATACGAACCGCGATATCCTGAACCGATGGACTCCGGAAAACACGGAAACAATCTTCCCTGTTCTGCTGAGCCAAAATGAACGTCTGGACGAATACATGTGGTATTCAAACCAGAATGAAATATACCGTAACCTGGATATCTGGATCAGAGACCTAAACTACGTGCGACTGCAAAACATCCGTTTAGGGTATACATTGCCCACTAATTTTAGCCGCAAATTGGGTATGACTTCCGCTACAATTGCCATCGAAGGACGTAACTTATTAGTATTCGGTTCAAGTTACAAGAATTATCTTGATCCGGAAACGATGTCCAACGCGTATGCAACCCCGGCTCCGAAGTCTGTTACCCTAAGCCTGAACCTGAATTTTTAA
- a CDS encoding RagB/SusD family nutrient uptake outer membrane protein, producing the protein MRKIYIMLLMSSVVLLTACDMLDIQPTGKVIPQTLAEYRALIATAYKTVPDARGLACFRSDELYVKDDSWEQDRYGKIECWDDFSAPGQTTAFEWKNFYSIMFTVNYTIEERESINEGSEEDIDQLIGECYLLRAYMHFLLVNLYGQPYTRSGALETTAVPLKLNSDINEILKKNTVAQIYEAVIADINEAEKLINKESWEQKFSYRFTTLSVKALRARVYLYMGQWDNAYQAAEAILAEKNTLEDFNAETYTLPNNYQSVENITALERGMSSNYTQAAVLSEALASLYKEGDLRLDAYFKAADKNGYRFSQKSGKDDFRCSFRVGEMYLNSAEAAAQSDKLPQARTRLLELMQKRYTPEAYTVKATAVNAMTKEALIQEILDERARELAFEGHRWFDLRRTTRPRIEKVLKGGTYVLEQDDSRYTIQIPREAIAANPELSN; encoded by the coding sequence ATGAGAAAGATATATATAATGTTATTGATGAGCAGCGTAGTATTACTGACTGCTTGTGATATGCTTGACATTCAACCTACGGGAAAGGTGATCCCCCAGACTTTAGCTGAGTACAGAGCGCTGATTGCCACAGCTTATAAGACCGTTCCCGATGCCAGAGGACTCGCCTGTTTTCGTTCGGATGAACTGTATGTGAAAGACGATAGTTGGGAACAGGATCGTTACGGAAAAATCGAGTGCTGGGATGACTTCAGCGCACCGGGACAAACCACTGCTTTTGAGTGGAAGAACTTCTATAGCATCATGTTCACTGTCAACTATACCATAGAAGAGCGGGAATCCATCAACGAAGGGAGCGAAGAGGACATCGACCAATTGATTGGTGAATGTTATCTGCTCCGTGCTTACATGCATTTCCTGTTGGTAAATCTTTACGGTCAGCCCTATACCCGTTCGGGAGCATTAGAGACGACAGCCGTGCCGCTTAAGCTGAATAGCGATATCAATGAAATTCTGAAGAAGAATACCGTTGCACAAATTTATGAAGCGGTTATTGCAGATATCAACGAGGCTGAAAAACTGATTAATAAAGAATCTTGGGAACAGAAATTTTCTTATCGTTTCACAACCTTATCTGTAAAAGCCCTCCGTGCCCGTGTATATTTATATATGGGACAATGGGACAATGCATATCAGGCAGCCGAAGCGATACTTGCTGAAAAGAATACATTGGAAGATTTCAATGCAGAAACTTATACCCTGCCCAACAACTATCAGTCTGTAGAAAATATTACTGCCTTAGAACGCGGTATGTCTTCTAACTACACACAGGCTGCTGTTCTATCAGAAGCTTTAGCTTCTTTATACAAAGAAGGCGATTTACGTCTGGACGCTTATTTTAAAGCTGCCGACAAGAATGGTTATCGCTTCAGCCAAAAAAGCGGAAAAGATGATTTCCGTTGTTCTTTCCGGGTGGGAGAAATGTACCTGAATTCGGCAGAAGCAGCCGCACAATCGGATAAATTGCCCCAAGCACGCACCCGACTGCTGGAGTTAATGCAGAAGCGCTATACGCCGGAAGCATATACAGTAAAAGCAACTGCCGTGAACGCAATGACCAAAGAAGCCCTGATACAGGAGATTCTGGATGAACGTGCGCGTGAATTAGCTTTTGAAGGACATCGCTGGTTCGACTTACGCCGTACCACCCGCCCTCGTATTGAAAAAGTGCTCAAGGGAGGAACCTATGTATTGGAACAGGATGATTCGCGTTATACAATTCAAATTCCAAGAGAAGCGATAGCTGCTAATCCGGAGTTGTCGAACTGA
- a CDS encoding NPCBM/NEW2 domain-containing protein: protein MKTGKNVIIALALLANLWFVSSCNNGPKREVWLDEVYKDSCFVQDWGIPQINQSVVWTPLTVNGVVYKRGIGAHSISRMLYDLGGKAVSVSGLVGADDNNLYAGKLQFKIIGDKKELWKSGVMRKGDPVKEFNVSLSGIDKVLLLVEECGDGIMYDHADWLNVKFVTHGEITPIPAWPKPVAKEKYILTPEAPETPRINNPLVYGARPGNPFLMTIMASGNRPMTFEASGLPAGLKLDTSTGFITGKTELRGDFKVLLKAMNEKGVAEKEITLKIGDRIALTPPMGWNSWNCWGLSVDDEKVREAARMMNEKLHAYGWTYVNIDDGWEATERTKQGELLSNEKFPDFKGLADYIHSLGLKFGIYSSPGPTTCGDYLGSYQHEEIDARTWGRWGVDYLKYDHCGYHAVQKDSEEKTIREPYIVMRDALDKVDRDIVYCVGYGAPNVWNWAREAGGELWRTTRDITDEWNVVTAIGCFQDVCAQATAPGNYNDPDMLVVGKLGKAWREKVHESALTPDEQYSHISLWCILSAPLLIGCDMSDIDDFTLSLLTNNEVIAVNQDLLATPATKLLTDNGQIWYKKLYDGSYAVGFFQIDPYFILWDQDEAEAIQMKTYDFELALKQLGITGKVSVRDLWRQKDLGEYNGEFRTQVPYHGVSFVKITPVE, encoded by the coding sequence ATGAAAACTGGGAAAAACGTAATTATCGCATTGGCTCTTTTGGCAAACTTGTGGTTTGTTTCCTCTTGTAATAACGGGCCGAAGCGTGAAGTTTGGTTGGATGAAGTTTATAAGGACTCCTGTTTTGTACAGGATTGGGGAATACCGCAGATAAATCAGTCTGTGGTATGGACTCCACTTACGGTAAATGGAGTTGTGTATAAGCGGGGTATCGGAGCTCATTCCATCAGCCGTATGCTGTATGATTTGGGTGGTAAGGCCGTTTCAGTGAGTGGCTTGGTTGGAGCGGACGATAACAACCTGTATGCCGGTAAATTGCAGTTCAAGATAATCGGAGATAAAAAAGAACTTTGGAAAAGTGGTGTGATGCGGAAGGGCGATCCCGTAAAAGAGTTCAATGTCAGCCTCTCCGGCATTGATAAAGTGTTGCTATTGGTTGAAGAATGTGGCGATGGCATTATGTACGACCATGCCGACTGGTTGAATGTGAAGTTTGTGACCCATGGAGAGATTACCCCGATACCTGCCTGGCCGAAGCCTGTGGCTAAGGAGAAGTACATTCTGACACCGGAAGCTCCGGAAACTCCACGGATTAATAATCCTCTGGTATATGGCGCCCGTCCGGGAAATCCGTTCCTGATGACGATTATGGCAAGTGGTAACCGGCCAATGACTTTTGAAGCGTCAGGACTTCCTGCCGGACTGAAATTAGATACTTCCACCGGCTTTATTACGGGAAAAACCGAACTTAGAGGAGATTTCAAAGTGCTTCTGAAAGCCATGAACGAAAAAGGTGTAGCCGAAAAAGAAATTACCTTGAAAATAGGAGACCGGATTGCTCTGACTCCTCCGATGGGATGGAACAGTTGGAATTGCTGGGGACTTTCTGTAGATGATGAGAAAGTGCGCGAGGCTGCCCGCATGATGAATGAAAAGTTGCATGCATACGGATGGACGTATGTGAATATTGATGACGGCTGGGAAGCTACCGAACGTACCAAGCAGGGAGAATTGCTCTCCAATGAGAAATTCCCTGATTTTAAAGGCTTGGCTGATTATATTCATTCTCTGGGATTGAAATTCGGTATTTATTCTTCACCGGGACCGACAACATGTGGTGATTATCTGGGCAGTTATCAGCATGAGGAAATAGATGCACGGACCTGGGGCAGATGGGGAGTAGATTATCTCAAATATGATCATTGCGGATATCATGCGGTTCAGAAGGATTCAGAAGAGAAAACAATCCGCGAACCCTATATTGTTATGCGTGATGCATTGGATAAAGTGGATCGGGACATTGTCTATTGTGTGGGATATGGTGCTCCCAATGTCTGGAACTGGGCAAGGGAGGCAGGGGGTGAGCTGTGGCGCACCACCCGTGACATTACTGATGAATGGAATGTGGTGACAGCCATCGGTTGTTTTCAGGATGTTTGTGCTCAGGCTACTGCACCGGGGAACTATAATGATCCCGATATGCTGGTGGTAGGAAAACTGGGTAAGGCTTGGAGAGAGAAGGTTCATGAATCGGCTCTGACTCCTGATGAACAATATTCCCATATCTCTCTATGGTGCATTCTTTCCGCTCCGCTGTTGATCGGTTGTGATATGTCCGATATAGATGATTTTACGTTGAGTTTACTGACAAATAATGAAGTGATTGCTGTGAATCAGGACCTGTTGGCAACACCGGCCACAAAATTGCTGACTGATAATGGGCAGATATGGTATAAGAAACTATATGATGGATCGTATGCAGTAGGATTCTTCCAGATAGATCCTTATTTTATCTTGTGGGATCAGGATGAGGCTGAAGCTATCCAGATGAAGACGTATGATTTCGAATTAGCTCTCAAGCAACTGGGAATTACTGGCAAAGTATCTGTTCGCGATCTGTGGCGGCAAAAAGATTTGGGGGAATATAATGGGGAGTTCCGGACACAGGTTCCCTATCATGGAGTTTCTTTTGTGAAGATAACTCCTGTGGAGTAA
- a CDS encoding DUF4434 domain-containing protein has product MKKKFQMIGFALSVLLVALPVVTVGADNAASDKQKKEKTTESALGVKPVTGSWINLAYKDVRNKYTNPQSFDNMDPKLWEAKVRELSAMGIEYLVLMEVANEGKSYYPSQIMPWWYNKDKKSPVDAILDEAAKHNMKIFMSSGWAKDQDDNLLDPAIKERQLRIMEELASLYKNHKAFYGWYLPVEDCLCPIFAEHAVQSVNTLSEKAKKLAPGKKTLISPYGIGLSEFDNPEYEKQMQKLKVDIIAYQDEVGCVRDQFTLPRLKKNWQRLRDIHNRLNIEMWANCETFTWEEGTNDRTSALIPAAYPRLLSQQVAASAAGVDKIISFMFYGIIENPESKYQLGQPVWSNKVYADYMDWKNGKEYWKLMEAAFMEKLVNGAAPQMMLGKAGLQPLLDGKVAEEDSKDARWVKFEAGYHEFVVDLQKKTRVQKAMLRMLNYNPEKIGMPMKTYLYTSIDGKEYNLSSIKDAPYFPNNKHDAWIESILFDQLDENVRYVKVAFEAPQQVYIDELFINPVLK; this is encoded by the coding sequence ATGAAGAAGAAATTTCAAATGATAGGATTTGCTCTGTCAGTTTTATTGGTTGCGTTACCGGTAGTTACGGTGGGTGCGGATAATGCCGCTTCCGACAAACAGAAAAAAGAGAAAACCACCGAGTCGGCTTTGGGTGTGAAACCTGTTACAGGTAGCTGGATCAACCTGGCATACAAGGATGTACGTAATAAATATACGAATCCTCAGAGTTTTGATAATATGGACCCGAAATTGTGGGAAGCTAAAGTACGTGAATTGTCGGCTATGGGTATCGAATATCTGGTACTCATGGAGGTTGCCAATGAAGGAAAATCTTATTATCCTTCGCAAATAATGCCTTGGTGGTATAATAAGGATAAGAAAAGTCCTGTGGATGCTATTCTGGATGAAGCAGCCAAACATAATATGAAGATTTTCATGAGTAGTGGCTGGGCAAAGGATCAGGATGATAATCTGCTTGATCCGGCAATTAAGGAACGGCAGCTCCGGATCATGGAAGAGTTGGCATCTCTTTATAAAAACCACAAAGCCTTTTATGGCTGGTATTTACCGGTAGAAGATTGCCTTTGTCCTATTTTTGCGGAGCATGCGGTGCAGTCGGTAAATACCTTATCAGAGAAGGCTAAAAAATTGGCTCCGGGCAAGAAAACCCTGATCTCTCCTTATGGAATCGGATTGTCAGAATTTGATAATCCGGAATATGAGAAGCAAATGCAGAAACTGAAAGTGGATATCATTGCCTATCAGGATGAAGTGGGGTGTGTACGCGATCAGTTCACACTTCCCCGTCTGAAGAAGAACTGGCAGAGATTGCGTGATATTCATAACCGCCTGAATATTGAAATGTGGGCAAATTGTGAGACTTTCACTTGGGAAGAGGGTACCAATGACCGTACTTCTGCCTTGATTCCGGCAGCCTATCCGAGGCTGCTGTCCCAGCAGGTTGCAGCATCTGCGGCGGGGGTTGATAAGATCATTTCATTTATGTTCTACGGTATTATTGAGAATCCTGAGTCAAAGTATCAGTTGGGACAACCTGTCTGGTCGAACAAAGTGTATGCTGACTATATGGACTGGAAGAACGGAAAGGAATATTGGAAACTGATGGAAGCAGCATTTATGGAGAAATTAGTCAATGGAGCGGCTCCGCAAATGATGCTTGGAAAGGCCGGTTTGCAACCGTTACTGGATGGTAAGGTTGCTGAAGAGGATAGTAAGGATGCCCGCTGGGTGAAGTTCGAGGCCGGTTATCATGAATTTGTAGTGGATCTGCAAAAGAAAACCCGTGTTCAGAAAGCTATGTTGCGTATGCTGAATTATAATCCGGAAAAAATAGGTATGCCGATGAAGACATATCTGTATACTTCAATAGACGGTAAAGAGTATAATCTGTCTTCCATAAAAGACGCCCCTTATTTTCCGAACAACAAGCATGATGCCTGGATTGAAAGCATATTGTTTGACCAACTGGATGAAAATGTACGCTATGTAAAGGTCGCTTTTGAAGCTCCGCAACAGGTATATATAGATGAGTTGTTTATTAATCCGGTTCTGAAATAA
- a CDS encoding GRP family sugar transporter — translation MFIVESYGLAVALCWVTMLCWGSWGNTQKLAAKTWRYELFYWDYVIGIVLFSLIWGLTLGSTGEAGRGFIQDLLQVSPENFWSAFLGGVIFNASNILLSASMSLAGMSVAFPIGVGLALVLGVFVNYFSVPKGDPVILFLGVFLIVLAIIFNGIASGKVSKASGQSTRKKGILVAVCAGILMAFFYRFVAAAMDLENLEAPTAGMMTPYSALFVFAIGIFISNFLFNTLVMKKPFMGEPVYYSQYFKGNFNTHLVGVLGGIIWALGTACSYIAAGKAGAAISYALGQGATMVAALWGLFIWKEFKGASKSTNLLLTLMLILFISGLVLIIVSGGS, via the coding sequence ATGTTTATAGTTGAAAGTTACGGATTGGCAGTGGCGTTGTGTTGGGTTACGATGCTTTGCTGGGGATCGTGGGGAAATACTCAGAAGTTGGCAGCCAAGACCTGGCGCTACGAGTTGTTCTATTGGGATTACGTGATTGGCATCGTTCTTTTCTCTCTGATCTGGGGATTGACTTTAGGTAGTACGGGAGAGGCCGGGAGAGGATTTATACAGGACTTGTTGCAAGTGAGTCCGGAGAACTTCTGGAGCGCTTTCCTGGGTGGTGTGATATTCAATGCTTCTAATATTCTGCTATCGGCTTCTATGTCATTGGCAGGGATGTCGGTTGCTTTTCCTATAGGGGTGGGGCTGGCATTGGTTCTGGGGGTATTTGTCAATTATTTCAGTGTTCCGAAGGGAGATCCCGTCATTCTTTTCCTGGGCGTTTTCCTGATTGTACTGGCTATTATCTTTAATGGAATAGCATCCGGAAAAGTTTCCAAAGCGTCCGGTCAGAGCACCCGTAAGAAAGGTATCCTGGTTGCTGTATGCGCCGGTATCCTGATGGCGTTCTTTTATCGTTTTGTGGCGGCAGCTATGGACCTGGAAAATCTGGAAGCACCCACAGCAGGCATGATGACTCCTTATTCGGCTTTGTTCGTGTTTGCAATAGGTATCTTTATCAGTAATTTCCTGTTCAATACACTGGTGATGAAGAAACCTTTTATGGGAGAACCTGTGTACTACAGCCAGTATTTCAAAGGAAACTTCAATACGCATCTGGTGGGTGTGTTGGGCGGTATAATCTGGGCATTGGGAACTGCTTGCAGCTATATCGCTGCCGGAAAAGCCGGTGCGGCTATTTCCTATGCGCTGGGGCAAGGGGCAACGATGGTAGCCGCCTTGTGGGGACTCTTCATTTGGAAAGAGTTTAAGGGGGCTTCAAAGTCTACCAATCTGTTACTTACGCTGATGCTTATTCTTTTTATCTCCGGTCTGGTACTGATTATAGTGTCCGGAGGAAGTTGA
- the rbsK gene encoding ribokinase, with protein sequence MKKIIVIGSSNIDMVVKTSHLPVPGETILGGEFFMHQGGKGANQAVAVKRLGGNLIFVAKLGNDILGQQSVDYFKKEGIDTKYITLDENSASGVALISVDDHAENSIVVASGANMLLNEQDVDKVVEEMCEGDILLMQLEIPIQTVEYAARKAFEKGVKVVLNPAPARSLPKELLRYLFMITPNRIEAEMLTGIKIVNDADAERVAKEISAMGVQNIIVTLGSKGCLVREGDTSYCVDAFKVEPVDTTAAGDTFNGALCVGLAEGMNLRQSAGMASKASSVAVTRMGAQSSIPYRKELDLNE encoded by the coding sequence ATGAAGAAAATTATAGTAATTGGCAGTTCCAATATAGATATGGTGGTGAAGACCTCTCATCTGCCGGTCCCCGGTGAAACCATTCTGGGTGGTGAATTCTTTATGCACCAAGGTGGTAAAGGAGCCAATCAGGCAGTTGCAGTGAAAAGGTTGGGTGGTAATCTGATCTTTGTAGCGAAGTTGGGGAATGATATACTGGGACAGCAGTCAGTGGATTATTTCAAGAAAGAGGGAATAGATACAAAATATATCACTCTTGATGAAAACTCTGCTTCCGGAGTTGCTTTGATCAGTGTGGATGATCACGCAGAGAATAGTATAGTGGTGGCTTCCGGAGCCAATATGCTGCTGAACGAGCAGGATGTGGATAAAGTTGTGGAGGAAATGTGCGAAGGAGACATCTTGTTGATGCAACTGGAAATTCCGATTCAAACGGTGGAATATGCTGCCAGGAAAGCTTTTGAAAAAGGGGTGAAGGTAGTCTTGAATCCGGCCCCTGCCCGGAGCCTTCCGAAAGAGTTACTCAGATACCTGTTTATGATTACTCCCAACCGGATTGAAGCCGAAATGCTTACCGGTATAAAGATTGTGAATGATGCTGATGCAGAACGGGTTGCAAAAGAAATCAGTGCGATGGGAGTACAGAATATAATTGTAACTTTGGGTTCGAAGGGCTGCTTGGTGAGAGAAGGCGATACTTCGTATTGTGTGGATGCTTTTAAAGTGGAACCTGTTGATACAACGGCTGCCGGCGATACTTTCAACGGTGCTTTATGTGTGGGACTGGCAGAAGGCATGAACTTGAGGCAATCTGCTGGAATGGCTTCTAAAGCTTCATCTGTTGCCGTGACAAGAATGGGAGCGCAGTCTTCTATTCCGTATCGTAAAGAACTGGACCTGAATGAATAA